Proteins from a single region of Streptomyces vinaceus:
- the serS gene encoding serine--tRNA ligase, which yields MIDLRLLREDPDRVRASQRARGEDVDLVDALLSADERRRSSGMRFDELRNEQKSLGKLIPKASPEERAELLKKAEQLKTDVKAAEAEQNEADEAAKRLLLQLGNIVHEDVPVGGEEDFTVLETHGTIRDFGAEGFEPKDHLELGESLGAIDVERGAKVSGSRFYYLTGVGALLELALVNAAIAQATEAGFIPMLTPALVRPRAMEGTGFLGQAAENVYHLEKDDYYLVGTSEVPLAAYHMDEIIDAEKLPLRYAGFSPCFRREAGTYGKDTRGIFRVHQFDKVEMFSYVAPEEAEAEHQRLLEWEKQWLTSLELPFQVIDVATGDLGASASRKFDCEAWIPTQGKYRELTSASNCDGFQARRLSIRYRDGKKTAPLSTLNGTLCAVPRTIVAILENHQQADGSVRVPAVLRPYLGGREVLEPIAK from the coding sequence GTGATTGACCTCCGGCTGCTCCGTGAAGACCCTGACCGTGTCCGCGCCTCGCAGCGCGCCCGTGGAGAGGACGTCGACCTTGTCGACGCACTGCTCTCCGCCGATGAGCGCCGCAGGTCCTCCGGCATGCGCTTCGACGAACTGCGCAATGAGCAGAAGTCGCTCGGCAAGCTCATCCCCAAGGCCTCCCCGGAGGAGCGGGCCGAGCTGCTGAAGAAGGCCGAGCAGCTCAAGACGGACGTCAAGGCCGCCGAGGCCGAGCAGAACGAGGCCGACGAGGCCGCCAAGCGACTTCTGCTCCAGCTCGGCAACATCGTCCACGAGGACGTCCCGGTCGGCGGCGAGGAAGACTTCACCGTCCTGGAGACGCACGGCACGATCCGCGACTTCGGCGCCGAGGGCTTCGAGCCCAAGGACCACCTGGAGCTCGGCGAGTCGCTCGGCGCCATCGACGTCGAGCGCGGCGCCAAGGTGTCGGGCTCGCGCTTCTACTACCTGACCGGTGTCGGCGCCCTGCTGGAACTCGCCCTGGTCAACGCGGCGATCGCGCAGGCCACCGAGGCCGGCTTCATCCCCATGCTGACCCCGGCGCTGGTCCGTCCGCGCGCCATGGAGGGCACCGGCTTCCTCGGCCAGGCCGCGGAGAACGTGTACCACCTGGAGAAGGACGACTACTACCTGGTCGGCACCTCCGAGGTCCCGCTCGCCGCGTACCACATGGACGAGATCATCGACGCCGAGAAGCTGCCGCTGCGGTACGCCGGCTTCTCTCCGTGCTTCCGCCGTGAGGCCGGTACGTACGGCAAGGACACCCGCGGCATCTTCCGCGTCCACCAGTTCGACAAGGTCGAGATGTTCTCGTACGTCGCGCCGGAGGAAGCCGAGGCCGAGCACCAGCGCCTCCTGGAGTGGGAGAAGCAGTGGCTCACCAGCCTGGAGCTGCCCTTCCAGGTGATCGACGTCGCCACCGGTGACCTGGGCGCCTCCGCCTCGCGCAAGTTCGACTGCGAGGCGTGGATCCCGACGCAGGGCAAGTACCGCGAGCTGACCTCGGCCTCGAACTGCGACGGCTTCCAGGCCCGCCGCCTGTCGATCCGCTACCGCGACGGCAAGAAGACCGCGCCGCTCTCGACGCTGAACGGCACCCTGTGCGCCGTACCGCGCACGATCGTGGCGATCCTGGAGAACCACCAGCAGGCCGACGGCTCCGTGCGCGTGCCCGCGGTGCTCCGCCCCTACCTGGGCGGCCGTGAGGTCCTGGAGCCGATCGCCAAGTGA
- the pheA gene encoding prephenate dehydratase, with protein sequence MSATRFTYLGPEGTFTEAALRTLPEAATRELVPMVSVPAALDSVRNGEAAAALVPIENSVEGGVTSTLDELASGEPLMIYREVLLPIAFALLVRPGTELSDVKTVTGHPVAQPQVRNWLRGNLPDAVWESAASNADGARLVQEGRFDAAFAGEFAAATYGLVPLVTEIHDAENAETRFVLVGRPARPAAPTGADKTSVVLWLGDDHPGALLELLQEFAVRGVNLMLIQSRPTGEGIGNYCFAVDAEGHISDRRVSEALMGLKRTCPQVRFLGSYPRAGVAQGDVRAPRSGTSDGDFMAASDWLTRCLDGRA encoded by the coding sequence ATGTCGGCCACCCGCTTCACCTATCTCGGTCCCGAGGGCACCTTCACCGAAGCCGCCCTCCGCACACTGCCGGAAGCCGCGACCCGGGAACTCGTCCCGATGGTGTCGGTCCCGGCCGCCCTGGACTCCGTGCGCAACGGGGAGGCCGCGGCCGCCCTGGTGCCGATCGAGAACTCGGTGGAGGGCGGGGTCACCTCCACCCTCGACGAGCTGGCCTCCGGCGAACCGCTGATGATCTACCGCGAGGTGCTCCTCCCCATCGCGTTCGCGCTGCTGGTGCGTCCCGGGACCGAGCTGTCGGACGTCAAGACCGTCACCGGGCACCCGGTCGCCCAGCCGCAGGTGCGCAACTGGCTGCGGGGGAACCTGCCCGACGCGGTGTGGGAGTCCGCCGCCTCCAACGCCGACGGGGCCCGGCTGGTCCAGGAGGGGCGCTTCGACGCCGCCTTCGCGGGCGAGTTCGCGGCCGCCACGTACGGGCTCGTCCCGCTGGTCACCGAGATCCACGACGCGGAGAACGCCGAGACCCGGTTCGTGCTGGTCGGCCGGCCCGCCCGGCCGGCGGCGCCGACCGGCGCCGACAAGACCTCCGTCGTGCTGTGGCTCGGCGACGACCACCCCGGTGCGCTGCTGGAGCTCCTCCAGGAATTCGCCGTCCGCGGGGTCAACCTGATGCTGATCCAGTCCCGGCCGACGGGTGAGGGGATCGGCAACTACTGCTTCGCCGTCGACGCCGAGGGCCACATCTCCGACCGCCGGGTCAGCGAGGCGCTCATGGGGCTCAAGCGCACCTGCCCCCAGGTCCGCTTCCTCGGCTCCTACCCGCGCGCCGGCGTCGCTCAGGGTGACGTGCGCGCTCCGCGGTCCGGAACCTCCGACGGTGACTTCATGGCCGCTTCCGACTGGCTGACGCGCTGCCTCGACGGCCGGGCCTAG
- the efeB gene encoding iron uptake transporter deferrochelatase/peroxidase subunit, translated as MTSVTESNPDIEISRRRLLGTVGAAGAAGLALGATGGALVHSAFDDSPAGAAGASGSLASLGATHVAFEGEHQAGITTPLQAKGHVLAFDLAPGAGRKEAAALMRRWSDTARLLMAGKPSSGADSGIALDAGPSSLTITFGFGHSFFERTGLASRRPTALDPLPDFSADRLDPQRSNGDLWVQIGADDGLVAFHALRALQKEAGEAARVRWQMNGFNRSPGATAAPMTARNLMGQIDGTGNPKPAQPDFDKRVFVPAAGPGPAEHAWMGGGSYAVVRRIRMLLDDWDKQSLAQQEQVIGRTKATGAPLTGGTETTKMALDKIGPDGKPVIASNAHARISAPEQNGGAAMLRRPFSFHDGIAADGTPDAGLLFICWQADPLRGFVPVQRKLDRGDALSVFIRHESSGLYAVPPGPRDGEYVGQRLLEG; from the coding sequence CTGACCAGCGTGACCGAGAGCAACCCCGACATCGAGATCTCCCGGCGCCGGCTGCTGGGCACCGTCGGCGCCGCGGGCGCCGCCGGACTCGCGCTCGGCGCCACCGGCGGCGCCCTCGTGCACTCCGCGTTCGACGATTCCCCGGCCGGCGCCGCCGGGGCCTCCGGGAGCCTCGCCTCCCTCGGCGCCACCCACGTCGCCTTCGAGGGCGAGCACCAGGCCGGCATCACCACCCCGCTCCAGGCCAAGGGCCACGTCCTCGCCTTCGACCTGGCTCCCGGGGCAGGCCGCAAGGAGGCCGCCGCCCTGATGCGGCGCTGGTCCGACACCGCCCGCCTGCTGATGGCGGGCAAGCCCTCCTCGGGCGCGGACTCCGGTATCGCCCTCGACGCGGGGCCCTCCTCCCTCACCATCACCTTCGGCTTCGGCCACTCCTTCTTCGAACGCACGGGGCTCGCCTCCCGCCGTCCCACCGCCCTGGACCCGCTGCCCGACTTCTCCGCCGACCGGCTCGACCCCCAGCGCAGCAACGGCGACCTGTGGGTCCAGATCGGCGCCGACGACGGGCTCGTCGCCTTCCACGCCCTGCGCGCCCTCCAGAAGGAGGCCGGGGAGGCCGCCCGGGTCCGCTGGCAGATGAACGGCTTCAACCGGTCCCCCGGCGCCACCGCCGCCCCGATGACCGCCCGCAATCTCATGGGCCAAATCGACGGCACCGGCAACCCGAAGCCCGCCCAGCCCGACTTCGACAAGCGGGTCTTCGTCCCCGCCGCCGGCCCCGGCCCGGCCGAGCACGCCTGGATGGGCGGAGGCTCGTACGCCGTCGTACGGCGCATCCGCATGCTCCTCGACGACTGGGACAAGCAGTCCCTGGCCCAGCAGGAGCAGGTCATAGGCCGTACGAAGGCCACCGGCGCGCCCCTGACCGGCGGCACCGAGACCACGAAGATGGCCCTCGACAAGATCGGCCCCGACGGCAAGCCGGTCATCGCGTCGAACGCGCACGCCCGGATCTCCGCTCCCGAGCAGAACGGCGGGGCCGCCATGCTCCGGCGCCCGTTCTCCTTCCACGACGGGATCGCCGCCGACGGCACCCCGGACGCCGGGCTCCTCTTCATCTGCTGGCAGGCCGATCCGCTGCGCGGTTTCGTACCCGTCCAGCGCAAGCTGGACCGGGGGGACGCCCTATCGGTGTTCATCCGGCACGAGTCCAGCGGGCTGTACGCGGTTCCGCCCGGCCCCCGCGACGGGGAGTACGTGGGGCAGCGGCTGCTCGAAGGATGA
- a CDS encoding copper resistance CopC/CopD family protein translates to MTATAPSPARVRVTALLPRLTLVLAALLAALFTAAGPASAHAALTASDPQDGAVVATAPAQVTLSFSEQVAMGDDSIRVMDPQGKRVDTGELRDMCSGTTIRYGTALHSGLPDGTYTVAWQAVSADSHPVSGAFTFSIGAPSATSVALPTAQVGGGPVGIAYDVARYAAYAGFTVLVGGAAFVLLCWRRGASQRPLQKLIVRAWVTLTAATLAMLVLRTPYTGSGKFADALDLDGLKAVLETKTGASLVSRLLLLGAAALFIAVLFGAYARRAAEAEETAKRKGKAKGRGADKGAGTDKEAGAEKEADDLLFGLGIGGTVVAGGIAATWALSEHASTGIQPGIAMPADILHLLAVAAWLGGLIALLVALHKVPGIERAAVQRFSRVAFVSVLVLAVTGVYQSWRQLGSWSALTGTSYGQLLLVKVGLVAVLVGIAYVSRSWTARLTDAPAGKPAKIARQRDVSRETSPAAVTVPEDPKRAAQLARQRAARESAREKQVRDADPARAGLRRSVLAEAGIAIALLAVTTVLTSTEPGRTAERASVRDSVATAVPNRAIKITLPFDTGGQNGKGSVRVEVDPGRVGANSLHVWIEDPQGQPLDVPEIKVSFTLPAKDIGPLPLLPERAAPGHWSASGVQLPLAGEWRIDVTVRTSDIDQTTVQKNVKIG, encoded by the coding sequence ATGACGGCCACCGCCCCCTCCCCGGCCCGCGTCCGGGTCACGGCACTCCTGCCGCGGCTCACGCTGGTCCTCGCAGCTCTGCTGGCGGCCCTGTTCACCGCGGCCGGCCCGGCCTCGGCGCACGCCGCGCTCACCGCGAGCGACCCCCAGGACGGGGCGGTGGTCGCCACGGCCCCCGCCCAGGTCACCCTCTCCTTCTCGGAGCAGGTCGCCATGGGCGACGACTCCATCCGCGTCATGGACCCGCAGGGCAAGCGGGTGGACACCGGTGAACTGCGCGACATGTGCAGCGGAACCACCATCCGCTACGGCACGGCGCTGCACTCCGGCCTGCCGGACGGCACCTATACCGTCGCCTGGCAGGCCGTCTCGGCCGACAGCCACCCGGTCTCCGGCGCGTTCACCTTCTCCATCGGCGCCCCCTCGGCGACCAGCGTGGCGCTGCCCACCGCACAGGTGGGCGGCGGACCGGTCGGCATCGCGTACGACGTCGCGCGCTACGCCGCGTACGCCGGTTTCACCGTCCTCGTCGGCGGCGCGGCCTTCGTCCTCCTGTGCTGGCGGCGCGGCGCCTCACAGCGCCCGCTGCAGAAGCTCATCGTGCGTGCATGGGTCACGCTCACCGCCGCCACGCTCGCGATGCTGGTGCTCCGTACCCCGTACACGGGGTCGGGGAAGTTCGCCGACGCGTTGGACCTCGACGGGCTGAAGGCCGTCCTGGAGACCAAGACCGGGGCCTCCCTCGTCTCCCGGTTGCTGCTCCTGGGCGCCGCCGCGCTGTTCATCGCCGTGCTGTTCGGCGCCTACGCCCGCAGGGCCGCGGAGGCCGAGGAGACGGCGAAGCGCAAGGGCAAGGCGAAGGGCCGCGGCGCGGACAAGGGGGCGGGGACGGACAAGGAGGCGGGGGCCGAGAAGGAGGCCGACGACCTGCTCTTCGGTCTCGGCATCGGCGGAACCGTCGTGGCCGGCGGCATCGCCGCCACGTGGGCCCTGTCCGAGCACGCCTCCACCGGCATCCAGCCGGGCATCGCGATGCCCGCCGACATCCTGCACCTCCTCGCCGTCGCCGCCTGGCTCGGCGGGCTCATCGCTCTGCTCGTCGCCCTCCACAAGGTGCCGGGAATCGAGCGCGCGGCGGTCCAGCGGTTCTCCCGGGTCGCGTTCGTCAGCGTCCTGGTCCTCGCCGTCACCGGCGTCTACCAGTCCTGGCGGCAGCTCGGCAGCTGGTCGGCCCTCACCGGCACCAGCTACGGACAGCTCCTGCTGGTGAAGGTCGGGCTCGTCGCCGTCCTCGTGGGCATCGCCTACGTCTCCCGCTCGTGGACCGCGCGGCTCACCGACGCCCCCGCGGGGAAGCCGGCCAAGATCGCCCGGCAGCGCGATGTTTCACGTGAAACATCCCCTGCCGCCGTCACCGTCCCCGAGGACCCCAAGCGGGCCGCCCAGCTCGCCCGGCAGCGGGCCGCCCGCGAGAGCGCCCGTGAGAAGCAGGTCCGCGACGCCGATCCGGCCCGGGCGGGACTACGCCGCTCCGTCCTCGCCGAGGCCGGGATCGCCATCGCCCTGCTCGCCGTGACCACCGTGCTCACCAGTACCGAACCCGGCCGGACCGCGGAGCGGGCGAGCGTGCGGGACTCCGTGGCCACCGCCGTTCCCAACCGCGCCATCAAGATCACGCTGCCGTTCGACACCGGCGGCCAGAACGGCAAGGGGTCGGTCCGGGTCGAGGTCGACCCGGGCCGGGTCGGGGCCAACTCGCTCCACGTCTGGATCGAGGACCCCCAGGGCCAGCCCCTCGACGTGCCGGAGATCAAGGTCTCCTTCACCCTCCCCGCCAAGGACATCGGCCCCCTGCCACTCCTCCCGGAGCGCGCGGCCCCCGGACACTGGAGCGCTTCGGGCGTCCAGCTCCCGCTGGCCGGGGAATGGCGGATCGACGTGACCGTCCGTACCTCCGACATCGACCAGACGACCGTGCAGAAGAACGTGAAGATCGGCTGA
- a CDS encoding copper chaperone PCu(A)C has product MNARTTRTLAAALSLTAALAISGCSSDSDAKAGADKPKMTVSGAFMPEPVNDQMAGAFMIIKNGSKSADKLTAVTSPISDDLQIHETKDQKMQQVAAMDVPAGGELRLERGGNHIMLMGLKSLPKVGDKIAFELRFEKADPVKVELDVKERTYNAQNTSAH; this is encoded by the coding sequence GTGAACGCCCGCACCACCCGTACCCTCGCCGCCGCGCTCTCCCTGACGGCAGCGCTCGCCATATCGGGCTGCTCCTCGGACTCCGACGCCAAGGCTGGCGCGGACAAGCCGAAGATGACGGTCAGCGGCGCGTTCATGCCGGAGCCCGTGAACGACCAGATGGCCGGCGCGTTCATGATCATCAAGAACGGGTCCAAGTCGGCGGACAAGCTCACCGCCGTCACCAGTCCGATCTCCGACGATCTGCAGATCCACGAGACCAAGGACCAGAAGATGCAGCAGGTCGCAGCCATGGACGTGCCTGCGGGCGGTGAGCTCCGGCTGGAGCGCGGTGGCAACCACATCATGCTCATGGGGCTGAAGAGCCTGCCGAAGGTGGGCGACAAGATCGCCTTCGAGCTGCGCTTCGAGAAGGCCGACCCGGTCAAGGTCGAGCTGGACGTCAAGGAGCGGACGTACAACGCCCAGAACACCAGCGCCCACTGA
- a CDS encoding SCO family protein, with protein sequence MRTTRVTVAALVAAAALTLTACGGETAKPNTVTQIAGGQTKAGKATVLDRPFDKPELVLTDTTGKPWNLREQTKGKPTLIYFGYTHCPDVCPLTVSNIAVAKKALPKADQDNLQVVFVTTDPERDTPDSLGAWLKAQDPSFTGLTGDFATIQAAARKLGIGIEAPKKEADGTVVSMHGAQVIAFSPKTDEGYLLYGEGTTVDDYTKDLPKIVKGENP encoded by the coding sequence ATGCGCACCACTCGTGTGACGGTCGCCGCCCTCGTGGCGGCGGCCGCACTCACCCTCACCGCTTGCGGCGGTGAGACCGCCAAGCCGAACACCGTCACCCAGATCGCCGGCGGCCAGACCAAGGCCGGCAAGGCCACGGTCCTCGACCGCCCCTTCGACAAGCCGGAGCTGGTCCTGACGGACACCACCGGCAAGCCGTGGAACCTGCGCGAGCAGACCAAGGGCAAGCCGACGCTCATCTACTTCGGCTACACCCACTGCCCCGACGTGTGCCCCCTGACGGTGAGCAACATCGCCGTCGCCAAGAAGGCACTGCCGAAGGCCGACCAGGACAACCTCCAGGTCGTGTTCGTCACCACCGACCCCGAACGGGACACCCCCGACTCCCTCGGCGCGTGGCTCAAGGCCCAGGACCCGTCCTTCACGGGACTGACCGGGGACTTCGCCACCATCCAGGCCGCCGCGCGCAAGCTCGGCATCGGTATCGAGGCACCGAAGAAGGAGGCCGACGGCACCGTCGTCTCCATGCACGGCGCCCAGGTCATCGCGTTCTCGCCCAAGACCGACGAGGGTTACCTCCTCTACGGCGAAGGCACCACCGTCGACGACTACACCAAGGACCTGCCGAAGATCGTCAAGGGAGAGAACCCGTGA
- a CDS encoding YcnI family protein, translating into MKTSRVSFAAALAAGTVLVLSGTAFAHVSVQPGDAAKGGYATINFKVPNERDNASTTQLEVNFPVDQPLTSVMPQDIPGWTVTVEKSKLDKPLTVHGKQVNEAVTKVTWSGGKIEPGKFQQFPVSVGKLPDNADQMVFKAIQTYDNNEVVRWIEETKAGAAEPQNPAPVLKLTAAPAADDHHDDKNAPAAKDDKGHDEAAESTSDTTARALGVAGIVVGLGGVAFGVASRRRAS; encoded by the coding sequence ATGAAGACCTCTCGCGTCTCCTTCGCCGCCGCCCTTGCCGCCGGCACCGTCCTCGTCCTGTCCGGCACCGCGTTCGCGCACGTCAGCGTGCAGCCCGGGGACGCCGCGAAGGGTGGCTACGCGACCATCAACTTCAAGGTCCCGAACGAGCGCGACAACGCCTCGACCACGCAGCTGGAAGTCAACTTCCCCGTGGACCAGCCGCTGACGTCCGTCATGCCGCAGGACATCCCCGGCTGGACCGTGACGGTGGAGAAGAGCAAGCTCGACAAGCCGCTCACCGTCCACGGCAAGCAGGTCAACGAGGCCGTCACCAAGGTGACCTGGAGCGGCGGCAAGATCGAGCCCGGCAAGTTCCAGCAGTTCCCGGTCTCCGTCGGCAAGCTGCCCGACAACGCCGACCAGATGGTCTTCAAGGCGATCCAGACGTACGACAACAACGAGGTCGTCCGCTGGATCGAGGAGACGAAGGCGGGCGCGGCGGAGCCGCAGAACCCGGCTCCCGTCCTCAAGCTGACCGCCGCGCCGGCCGCCGACGACCACCACGACGACAAGAACGCTCCGGCCGCGAAGGACGACAAGGGTCACGACGAGGCCGCCGAGAGCACCTCCGACACGACCGCGCGCGCCCTCGGCGTCGCGGGCATCGTCGTCGGTCTCGGCGGTGTCGCCTTCGGTGTCGCCTCGCGCCGTCGCGCCTCCTGA
- a CDS encoding ATP-binding protein — protein sequence MSIWWSLHLRREAASVPLARRLLLGTMETAGVDPDISFDLSVALSEACANAVEHGGPSAGAGACAGAESVPQACAEYRVTAYLDGDRCRIEVTDSGPGFPAATVAGRRPLPAGPSAPSESEHGRGLGLIAELADHVRFRNRPGRGAVVSFDKILKWREGALLKVS from the coding sequence ATGAGCATCTGGTGGTCTCTCCACTTGAGGCGCGAAGCCGCGAGCGTGCCGCTCGCCAGGCGATTGCTGCTGGGGACGATGGAGACCGCGGGGGTGGACCCGGACATCTCCTTCGATCTCTCGGTGGCACTGAGCGAGGCCTGCGCGAACGCGGTGGAGCACGGCGGTCCGTCGGCCGGTGCCGGCGCCTGCGCCGGCGCGGAGTCCGTCCCGCAGGCGTGCGCGGAGTACCGCGTCACGGCGTACCTGGACGGGGACCGCTGCCGCATCGAGGTGACCGATTCGGGCCCGGGATTCCCCGCGGCGACGGTCGCGGGGCGCAGACCCCTGCCGGCCGGCCCCTCCGCACCCTCGGAGAGCGAGCACGGCCGGGGACTGGGACTGATCGCGGAGCTCGCCGACCACGTCAGATTCCGCAACCGGCCGGGCCGGGGCGCGGTGGTCAGCTTCGACAAGATCCTGAAATGGCGTGAGGGAGCGCTGCTGAAGGTGTCGTAG
- a CDS encoding aminopeptidase P family protein: MADELTPETPEEEQPQKKHKQRKNGLYPGVSDELAENMRSGWADTELHGLEPIAQAAHTAARRAALSARFPGERLVVPAGRLKTRSNDTEYPFRASTEYAYLTGDQTENGVLVLEPAGETGHTATVYLLPRSDRENGEFWLSGQGELWVGRRHSLAEAEQLLGIPAKDVRKLADELAEAEGPVRNVRGHDTVIETALTDKVTKERDEELRVYLSEARAVKDAFEIGELQKAVDSTVRGFEDVVKVLDKAEATSERYIEGTFFLRARVEGNDVGYGSICAAGPHACTLHWVRNDGDVRSGDLLLLDAGVETHSLYTADVTRTLPINGAYTDIQRKIYDAVYESQEAGIAAVKPGAKFRDFHDASQHVLAEKLVEWGLLEGPVERVLELGLQRRWTLHGTGHMLGMDVHDCAAARTEAYVDGTLEPGMCLTVEPGLYFQADDLTVPEEYRGIGVRIEDDILVTEDGNRNLSAGLPRASADVEAWMARLKG; this comes from the coding sequence GTGGCTGACGAGCTCACCCCGGAGACCCCGGAAGAAGAGCAGCCCCAGAAGAAGCACAAGCAGCGCAAGAACGGGCTGTACCCGGGCGTCAGCGACGAACTCGCGGAGAACATGCGCTCGGGCTGGGCCGACACCGAGCTGCACGGGCTGGAGCCGATCGCCCAGGCCGCGCACACCGCCGCCCGCCGCGCCGCGCTGTCCGCGCGCTTCCCCGGCGAGCGCCTGGTCGTTCCCGCGGGCCGCCTCAAGACGCGCTCGAACGACACCGAGTACCCGTTCCGCGCCTCGACCGAGTACGCCTACCTGACCGGCGACCAGACCGAGAACGGCGTGCTGGTGCTGGAGCCCGCGGGCGAGACCGGCCACACCGCCACCGTGTACCTGCTGCCCCGCTCCGACCGCGAGAACGGCGAGTTCTGGCTGTCCGGCCAGGGCGAGCTGTGGGTCGGCCGCCGCCACTCCCTCGCCGAGGCCGAGCAGCTGCTGGGCATCCCGGCGAAGGACGTGCGCAAGCTGGCCGACGAGCTGGCCGAGGCCGAGGGCCCGGTCCGCAATGTCCGCGGCCACGACACCGTCATCGAGACGGCCCTGACCGACAAGGTCACCAAGGAGCGCGACGAGGAGCTGCGCGTCTACCTCTCCGAGGCCCGCGCCGTGAAGGACGCCTTCGAGATCGGCGAGCTCCAGAAGGCCGTCGACTCCACCGTCCGCGGCTTCGAGGACGTCGTGAAGGTCCTGGACAAGGCCGAGGCCACGTCCGAGCGCTACATCGAGGGCACGTTCTTCCTGCGCGCCCGCGTCGAGGGCAACGACGTCGGCTACGGCTCCATCTGCGCCGCCGGCCCGCACGCCTGCACCCTGCACTGGGTCCGCAACGACGGCGACGTCCGCTCGGGCGACCTGCTCCTGCTCGACGCCGGTGTGGAGACCCACTCCCTCTACACCGCCGACGTCACGCGCACGCTGCCGATCAACGGCGCGTACACCGACATCCAGCGCAAGATCTACGACGCGGTGTACGAGTCCCAGGAAGCCGGCATCGCGGCCGTGAAGCCGGGTGCCAAGTTCCGCGACTTCCACGACGCCTCGCAGCACGTGCTCGCCGAGAAGCTCGTCGAGTGGGGTCTGCTGGAGGGCCCGGTCGAGCGCGTCCTGGAGCTCGGCCTCCAGCGCCGCTGGACCCTGCACGGCACCGGCCACATGCTCGGCATGGACGTCCACGACTGCGCCGCGGCGCGCACCGAGGCGTACGTCGACGGCACGCTGGAGCCGGGCATGTGCCTCACCGTCGAGCCCGGTCTGTACTTCCAGGCCGACGACCTGACCGTGCCCGAGGAGTACCGGGGCATCGGCGTCCGGATCGAGGACGACATCCTGGTCACCGAGGACGGCAACCGGAACCTGTCGGCCGGACTGCCCCGTGCGTCGGCCGACGTCGAGGCCTGGATGGCGCGCCTCAAGGGCTGA